Sequence from the Streptomyces sp. R33 genome:
GGCGGCGCCCGAGGAGTTCACCTCGACCGTCGCCGCCTTCCTCACCGCATGAGGCGGGAAGCGGGACCCGGCGCGCATCGCCGGGGACTGGGCGGCCGGGTCCCGGGCCGGGTGAGCGGACCGGGGCCCGGTGCGGATCAGCGGCGGTGGAGGCGGACCGTGACGATCTGGAACGGGCGCAGGGTCAGGGGGACCGCGCCCGCCCGGGTGGGGGCGCCGACCGCAGTGCCCGACAGGGGGCGTTCCAGGAGGTCGCTCTCGACCGCAGCCGAGAGCGGGAAGTCCGCCGTCAGGACGGCCGTCGCCCGGCCCCCGAGGGACTCGTAGAGGCGGACGACCACGTCGCCGCTGCGGTCCTCGGCCAGTTTGACCGCCTCGATCACCACCGCGTCGTTGTCCAGTGTGAGCAGCGGGGCGACCGGGCCCGCCCCGGACACCACCCGCTCCGGCAGGTTGAGCGCATGGCCCTCGCGCACCGCGTCCCCGATCTCCGCCCCCGGCGCGAGCGAGAACCTCAGGGTGTGGGCGCCCTGATCGGTCTCCGGGTCCGGGTAGCGCGGAGCCCGCAGGAGGGAGAGGCGGACCGTGGTGGTCTGGCCGCCGTCCGGCCGCACGTCGCGGGTCACGTCGTGGCCGTACGTGGAGTCGTTGAGGACCGCGGCGCCCCACCCCGGCTCCGCCACGCGGATCCACCGGTGCGCACAGATCTCGAACTTGGCCGCCTCCCACGAGGTGTTCGTGTGGGTGGCCCGGTACACGTGCCCGAACTGGGTCTCCGAGGCGGACCGTTCGGCCTTCACGTCCAGCGGGAACGCGGCCTTGAGGAACTTCTCCGTCTCGTGCCAGTCCACCTCCGTGACCATGTCCACCGTCTTGGCCCCGGCCCGCAGGGTGATCGACTGGACCGCCTCCGAGCGGCCGAAGGAGCGGGATACCCGGACCGTGACCGCCTCCGGCCCTGCCTCCACCACCTCCAGCGCGTCCAGCGCCACCAGGTCGGTCACGCTGTTGCGGTAGAACGCGTCGATGTCCCACGCGTCCCACATGTTCGGGAAGTCGGGGTGGATCTGGAGCAGGTTCGCGGCCTGCCCCGGAGCCACCGCCTCCCGCCTCTCCTCCAGGTCGTACGCCGACACGATCAGTCCGCGGCCGTCGATCTCCACCAACAGCCGCCCGTTGGCGAGGACATGGCCGCCGCCGTGCCGCTCCTCCACGGTGACGGGCTGCCCCGCCGCCTCCGGCAGACCGGCGCCGCCCGCGGGGATGCCGCGCCGGGCGTGCGGGGCGCAGTTGAAGACGAGCTCCGCCGTGCCGTTCCCCGCCAGGGCCAGCTGCGCCGCCAGGGTGATCCCGCGCAGTTCCTCGCGTACAGCCGCGTACGTGGCGCGCGCCTCCCGGTGCACCCAGGCGATGGACGATCCGGGCAGGATGTCGTGGAACTGGTGGAGCAGCACGGTCTTCCAGATCCGCTCCAGGTCCTCGTACGGATACCCGTACCCCGGCACCCGCACCGCGGCGGTGGCCGCCCACAACTCGGCCTCGCGCAACAGCGATTCGCTGCGCCGGTTGCCCTGCTTGGTCTTGGCCTGCGAGGTGTAGGTGCCGCGGTGCAGCTCCAGGTACAGCTCGCCGGCCCACACGGGCGCGTCCGCGTACTCGGCGTGCGCCTTCTCGAAGAAGGCGTCCGGCCGCTCGATCTCCACGCGCGGGGAGCCTTCGAGGTCGCGCTGCCGCCTGGCCCGGGCCAGGTGCTCACGGGTGGGGCCGCCGCCGCCGTCGCCCCAGCCGAAGGGGGCCAGGGAGCGTGAACCACGCCCCTTCTCCCGGTAGTTGCCGGCGGCGTGGGCCAGCTGGGCACCGCCGAGGTCGCTGTTGTACGTGTCGACGGGCGGGAAGTGGGTGAAGACGCGGGTGCCGTCGATGCCCTCCCACCAGAAGGTGTGGTGCGGGAACTTGTTCACCTGCGACCAGGAGATCTTCTGCGTCAGGAACCACTTCGAACCGGAGAGCTTGACGATCTGCGGCATCGCGGCCGTGTACCCGAAGGAGTCGGGCAGCCAGACGATGCGGGTCTCGATGCCGAACTCGTCCAGGAAGAACTTCTTCCCGTACAGGAACTGGCGGGCCATCGCCTCGCCGCCGACCATGTTGGTGTCGGACTCCACCCACATGCCGCCGACCGGCACGAACTGCCCGTCCGCGATCTTCTTCTTGACCCGCTCGAAGAGCTCGGGCCGCTGGGTCTTGATCCAGTCGAGCTGCTGCGCCTGCGACATGGCGAAGACGAACTCGGGGTGCCCGTCCATCAGGTTGACCATGTTGGACGCGGTGCGCGAGACCTTGCGGACCGTCTCGCGCAGCGGCCACAGCCAGGCGGAGTCGATGTGGGCGTGGCCGACCGCGCTGATCCGGTGCGCGGAGGCGTTGGCCGGAGCCGCGAGCACCCCGGCGAGCCGGGCGCGGGCGGCGGCCGCCGTCCCGGGGACGTCCCCCAGGTCCACCGCGTCGAGGGCGGCATCGACGGCGCGCAGGATCTCGTACCGCCGGGCGTCGGCCTCGCCGAGCTGCATCATCAGGTCGTAGAGGACCTCCAGGTCCTGGACGAGTTCCCAGACCTCGGTCTCGAAGACGGCGAGGTCCATCCGGGCGAGCCGGTAGAGGGGCTGCTCGCCGCTGGTCTGCCGGTCGCCCTCGTACGTCACCGAGTGGTCGACGAGGACGGGGTTGGAGGCGGCCTCGACGTACCACTCGACCTGCTCGCCGCCGGCCGCGGAGTCGGCGAGGCGCACCCAGTCGTTGTAGGGGTTGAGGGCCTTGACCTCGCTCCCGTCGGCCCGGTGGACGAGTCCCTCGCACTGGAAGCCGGGCATCATCCGGTCGAAGCCGAGGTCGAGGACGGCCTCGACCGTACGGCCCGCCCAGTCGGCCGGGACGCAGCCGGTGACCTTGAACCAGGTGGTGCCCCAGGCCGGGCCCCACGTTTCACCGATCGAGCAGGGCCCGTACGGGGCCGCCAGACCCTCGGCGACCGGCACGGGCTCGCCCGGGGCCTCCCAGCGCCCGATCTCCAGCGGGACCGCACGGGAGTGGACGGCGGGCTTGATGCGCTCCTTGAGGACCCGGCGCAAGCGGTGTTCGGTGATGCTGCGGTCGTCGTGCATGACGGCTGCTCCAAAGGAGGGAGGGGTCGTGTGACGGCAGGTCGGTCGCGTGACGGCAGGAATCAGGTCTTGACGGCTCCCTCGCCCACTCCCTTGAAGAAGAAACGCTGGAGGGCGAAGAAGAGCAGCATCATCGGCAGGAGCGCCGCCATCGCGCCGGCGGCGATGATCCGCTGGTCGTTGGTGGTGCTGGCACCGGCCAGGGTCTTCAGGCCGAGCTGGAGCGTGTAGTGGTCGCTGTTGGTGAGGACCAGGAGGGGCCAGAGGAAGTCGTCCCAGGCGCCCATGAAGCTGGTGATGCAGACGACGGCCAGGGCCCCCTTCGCGGCGGGGAGGAAGAGCCGGGTGAACCGGGTCCACTCGTTGGCGCCGTCCAGGACGGCGGACTCCTCCAGCTCCTTGGGCACGGCGAGGAACGCCGAGCGCATGACCATGATGTTGAGGACGGAGACGGCGCCGGGCAGCCACACGCCGACGAGGGTGTCGACCAGGCCCATCTCGCGGACGGTCAGGAACATCGAGATCATCACGGACTCGAAGGGGAACATGAGCGTGGCCACCAGCACCGTGAAGACGCTCTTGCGGCCCTTCCACCCGGCCCGGGAGAGGGCGTACCCGCCCATGGCGGCGAACAGCACGTTCGAGGTGATGGCGAGGGCGGCCACCACGAGGGTGTTGCCGACGTACTGGAGCAGCGGGAACGAGTGGGCGACGAGGACGTAGTTGTCGAGGGTGGGCTGCGAGGGCAGCACCCCGTCGTACACGTTCTCGGTACGGCCGCGGATCGAGGTCAGGAACTGCCAGACGATCGGGCCGAGCATCACGACGAGCATCAGGACCAGCGTGGCGTACCGGGCGGCGAGCCCGAGCCGCCGGCGCCTGCGGTCGGCGCCGGTGCGTGCCGGGGCGCTCAACTCTCGTCCCCCTTCGACAGGCGGCGGCCCAGCAGACTGAAGACCAGGGTCAGCAGGAAGAGCAGGATCGAGATGGCGGAGGCGTAGCCCGTCTCTCCGGAGAACCCGAGGCCGACCTGCCGGATGAGGAACGGCAGGGTACGGGCGCCTCCTCCGGGGCCGCCGCTCTCGCCGCCCAGGATGTAGATCTCGGTGAAGACGCGCAGCGCGGAGATGGCCGACAGGGTGGCGACCAGCAGCATCATCGGCTTCACCTGCGGGACGGTGATGCTGAAGAACCGGCGGACGGGGCCGGCCCCGTCGAGTGCGGCCGCTTCGTGAAGCGACGGCGACACGTTCCCGAGGGCGGCGAGGTAGAACACCATGTAGTAGCCGAGGCCCTTCCACACGGTCACGATCATCGCGGAGACGAGCAGCATGGTGCTGTCCGTCAGGAACGGGATCGGCTCCGAGACGATGCTGAGATTGCGGAACACGGTGTTGACGAGCCCGTCGCTGCGCAGCACCCACTGCCAGATCAGGCCGACGACCACGGCCGAGGCGATCACCGGGGTGTAGAAGGCGGAGCGGAAGAGCCCGATGCCGGGGATCTTCGCCTGGACGAGGACCGCCAGCGCGAGCGGCAGCAGGACCAGGCAGGGTACGACGACGACCAGGTACAGCACGCTGTTGCCGGTGGCGGTCCAGAAGTCGGGGTCGGCGAACGCGCGGGTGTAGTTGTCGAAGCCGACGAAGGTGCCGCCCCGCAGGATCTGGGCGTCGGTGAAGGAGAGGATGACGGTGTTGACGAACGGCCAGAGGCTGAACAGCGCCACCATCAGCAGGCCGGGGGCGAGGAAGAGGTAGGGGGTCCACCAGGTGCGGTGGACCAGCCCGGTCTCCACTTCCATGGCCGCGAGGGCCTTGCGGCGCGCCCTGGCGGTGCGCGTCATTTCTGCGCCGACTTGGCGAGCAGCTGGTTCGCCTCCTCCTGGGCCTTGCGCACGGCCGTCTTCGGGTCCTGCTCGCCCTGGATCGCTTTCTGCACCTCTCGGACGACCGCGTCACCGACCTGGTTCGTCCACTGGACCGGGGTGTTGGCGTCGAGGGCGGCGCTCTTCAGCTGCTCGGCGCCGACCGCGCGGGCGACCGTCTCGGCGTCCTTGCCGTCGCCCCGGTCCGCGAAGCGCGGATCGGCGAGGCCCTGGGCGTTGGACGGGTAGATGGTCGCGTTCTTGGAGAACTCCACCTGGTTGGGGCCGTTGGTCACCCACTTGGCGAACTCGCTCGCCGCATCGAGGTGTTCGGTGTCCTTCCTGATGCCGAGCGACTGGGCGTAGATGCCGATGTGGCCGAGCTTGCCCGTGACGGCCCCCGCGACCTGCGTGCCGGCGTAGACCTGCGGGGCGTTCTGCTTGATGTCCTTGACGAAGCCCGGGGAGCCGGGGCCGAAGACGAGCTTGCCGCCGCCGTAGAGCTGGTTGATGTCGTCGGACTTGAGGAGGGACTCCTTGGGCATGGCGCCCTTGGCGTACAGGTCCTTCATCCGCTCGACCCACTCGACCGCCTTGGGCGTGTCGAACACGAACCCGTCCTGCTTCTCGTTCAGGATCGGCACGCCCATCTTCTGCCAGTCCCCGGGCAGCCGGCCCTTGGGGTCGGCCATGAAGGCGGAGTACCGGCCGCCCGACGCGGCGGCGATCTTGTCGGCGTAGTCGAAGAACTGCTCGACGCTCGTGGGCGGTTGTGCGGGGTCCAGTCCGGACCTCTCGAAGAGGTCCTTGTTGTACGTGAGGATCTCCGGGGTCACGTACCAGGGATACGCGTACACGCCGTCGCCCTTCCCCGGGAGTTTGAACTGCTCCCACGCCCCGGGGACGTACTCCTTGGCGACCTCGGGGTCGAGCTTGGCGACGTCGGCGAGCAGGCCGCGGTCGCCGAGGAGCTGGAAGGAGTCGGTGGAGAGGTTGACCACGTCGGGAAGGGCCCCGGCCTGGGCGTCCGCGACGAGCTTCTCGTTGTAGCCGTCGCCGGGCACGTCCTCCCATCTGACCTTGACCTCGGGGTACTTCTTCTCGAAGGCGTCGATGACGCCCTGGACGTACGCCGTGAACTTGGGCTTCAGCTGGAGGGTGCGGAAGGCGATCTCGCCGGCCACCTTGCCGCTCTTCTTCGCCTCCGGCACATCTGCGGCCCCTCCGCTCACGCCGCAGCCGCAGACCGAGAGGAGCGCGCCGGCCACGAGCGTGGCGATGGCTGTACGGGTCGCGTTCGAACGGGTCATCGTCGCCACCTTCAGGGGGAGTTCCGGCCTCACTGCCGGAGCGCGCAGCCCACGCTGACCCCACATCGCGATCGCGTCAATGCGGCCAATGTCCCGATGGGCGGGTACCCGTAGGTCCGCAATCGTGCCGGCGACCCGGCAGGCAGACGGAAGTCACGAAGTCAACACCCCAACGGCCTGGGCTAATGCGCTTTAGTCATTAACCGGCCCAGGGCGATATCGATTCGATAACGAACCTGCTCCGACGTCAGATGTTGACTTCTTATCGGCGGTTCGAGAGACGGCGCACTAATGCGGTTTACCAACGGGCTCGCCAAAATCGGAGCGCCACCGGGCCCCGGCGGCGGCTCCGGTGGCGGCTCCGGTGGCGTCGTTCCCCCTACTTCATCCGGTACTCGACCTTTTCGGCGAGTTTTCCGTCCTTGAAGCAGAAGCGGAACACGGTCTCTTCGCCGCCCTTGCTCTCTGCGGCCGATATGTACCAGGAGCAGACGGCGCCCTCGGGTTCGGCCGGGCCGCCGGACTTCAGGGCGCCCTTGATGAAGCTCTCGCCGGACGGCATCTTGGCGCGGACCGCGTCCTCCGGGTCGCCGACGTTCACCGACTGGTAGACGCCGGGTTCGAGCATCGTCCTGCCGGCGGCGTCGACGACCTTCCCGACGCCGAAGACGAGTGCCGCAACGGCCGCGAGGCCGAGCACCAGCACCACTCCGCAGCCGATCAGACAGCCCTTGCGCTGTGCCACGTCCGTTCCTCCGTACCTTGCCGGTCTTCTTGACACCCAGACCTTCGCAAGCCACGGGGACCGTGCGCTGTCCTCCAAAGTCTTCGGCGTTCACAACGATCGTCGTTCGAGGTCGGCCCCGTCACCCGTGTATGCCCCCCGGCCCGCCGGCCAGCCGGCTCCCCGGCCGTCACTCCGCGGGGGCCGTCAGGTCCCCGGGGTCGGTGTTGGCGCCGCACAGGACGACGGCCACCCGCTCGCCCATCGCCTCCGGCGCGTTCCGTACGGCCGCCAGGGCCGTGGCCGCGCCCGCCTCCACCACGATCCGGTGCTCCTCCCACAGCGCGCGCCGGGCCCCGGTGATCGCCGCGTCCGGGACCAGGACGGACCGTACGTTCTTCTCCTGCGCGGCGGCCAGCGCAGCAGCCGAGACCCGGGTGGCGCCCAGGGAGTCCGCGGCGACCGAGTCCACGGCGACGTCGACGAGACGGCCCGCCTCCAACGCCGCGTTCAGGGCCCGGCAGTTCTCCGGCTCGGCCGCGATCACCCGTACGCCGTGCTCGCGCGCCGCGGCCGCGACCCCCGCGAACAGCCCGCCGCCGCCCACCGCGACGACCACGGTGTCGAGCCCGGGCAGCCCGGCCCGGATCTCGTCCAGCAGGGTCCCCGCGCCCGCCGCGATCAGCGGGTGGTCGTACGCGTGGCTGCTCAGGGCGCCACTGGCAGCCGCGAACTCCTCGCACGCGGCCAGCGCTTCGGCGTACCGGTCGCCGTGGAACCGCACCTCGGCCCCGTAGCCGCGCAGCCGCTCCACCTTCACGCGGGGCGCGTTGGCGGGCAGGAACACCGTCGCGGGGACGGACTGCGCGCGGGCCGCCCAGGCGCAGGCGAGGCCCGCGTTGCCGCCGGAGGCAATGGTGACGCCCGCGTCCGGGAGGGTGCCGGCCTCGCGGTGGGCGGCCAGGAAGTTGCGGGCGCCGCGGGCCTTGAAGGACCCGGTGTGCTGGAGGTACTCCAGCGCGTACCAGAGGCCCTCGGTGGCGGGTACGACGCCGACCGGCCGGACCGACCCGGCTATCCGGTCGGCGGCGGCGCGTACGGCGGCGTAGTCGAGCTGCTGTTGCATGACGGGGGTCCCCTTCAGACGGCGGCGGGCCGGTTGGCCTCGATCAGCTGGCGCAGGGCGCCGTAGTACACCTCGTGGTCGGTCAGGGCGGGCAGTACGTCGGCCAGCCCGCCCGAGAGCACGGGGAACCGCTCCGGATCCAGCGCTGCCAGGGCCGCCCGCGATGCGGCCGTGGCTCCGGCCGGATCCCGGTGGTCCACGAAGGCGGCGCTGCCGAGGGTGAGCAGGTACATGCGGCGGTAGGCGGTCATCGCCTCGGCGGCGGTCATCCCGGCGGCCACACTGTCGGCGAGCGCGGGCTCGACCAGCCGGGCCAGCAGCCGGCGGCCGAGCCAGGGGCGGCCGCCGCGGAGCACGAGCAGCCCGGGGTGCGCGACGAGCAGCCGGTACAGGGCGGTGAAGCGCGCCTCGGCGGCCTCGGCCCAGCCCGTCCCGGCCGGGATCTCGGGCAGCTGCCCGGCGAGGTGCTCGGTGCACAGGTCGAGCAGTCCGGCGAGGTCGGTGCACCGGCGCTGGACGGTGGCGTGCGACACCTCGAGCCGGTCGGCCAGGGCACGGAAGCTCAGCGCGTCCGGCCCCTCCTCGTCGAGGAGGCGCAGGGCGGCGACGGCGATCGCCTCGGGTGTCGCGCGGTCCAGGGCGGCTGATCTCCTCGGCATGAGATACATCGTATCAGACGGTGGAACATACAGCGTATCGCCGCCACCCCTCCCCGATCGTGTGACGTCGACTACGGCCATATTGCTGGTCATTGAGCCATAACCATCGACTTATGTTGACAGCGGGTAGTCGCACCGCTGCACTGAGCGCACTGCAGCCCACCTCAAGGAGTCTCCGTGCCGCCTCGCCTGCGTGCGTCGCTCCCCTGCCTGACCGCGGCCGCCCTGCTCGCCCTCTGCCTCGCCCCCGCCCCCGCGGCGGCCGAGCCCTACGCGACCTCGGACAGCCCGCTCGCACTCACCCCGCCCATGGGCTGGAACAACTGGGCGCACTACATGTGCGACATCGACGAGGCCAAGGTGGTCGCGAACGCCGACGCACTCGTGTCCAGCGGCCTCGCCGCCAAGGGCTACGACACGGTGACCGTCGACGACTGCTGGATGACCAGGAGCAGGGACGCGGACGGCAGCCTGGTCGTCGACACGCAGAAGTTCCCGCACGGCATGGCCTGGCTCGGCGAGTACCTGCACGCCAAGGGGCTCAAGTTCGGCATCTACGAGGACGCCGGCTCCCTCACCTGCGAGCGCTACCCCGGCAGCGGCTCCCCCGACGGCGGCGGCCCGGACCACTACGCCCAGGACGCCCGGCAGTTCGCGTCGTGGAAGGTCGACTACGTCAAGATGGACGGCTGCAACCTGTGGGTGCCGCCCGGGAAGACCAAGGAGCAGGCGTACCGCGACGCGTACAACGCCGTCGCCGAAGGACTGCGCGCGAGCGGCCGGGACATGGTGCTCTCGGCTTCCGCCCCCGCCTACTTCCAGCAGGGCGAATGGGGCGGCTCCGACTGGCACAAGGTCCT
This genomic interval carries:
- a CDS encoding serine/threonine dehydratase translates to MQQQLDYAAVRAAADRIAGSVRPVGVVPATEGLWYALEYLQHTGSFKARGARNFLAAHREAGTLPDAGVTIASGGNAGLACAWAARAQSVPATVFLPANAPRVKVERLRGYGAEVRFHGDRYAEALAACEEFAAASGALSSHAYDHPLIAAGAGTLLDEIRAGLPGLDTVVVAVGGGGLFAGVAAAAREHGVRVIAAEPENCRALNAALEAGRLVDVAVDSVAADSLGATRVSAAALAAAQEKNVRSVLVPDAAITGARRALWEEHRIVVEAGAATALAAVRNAPEAMGERVAVVLCGANTDPGDLTAPAE
- a CDS encoding TetR/AcrR family transcriptional regulator; its protein translation is MPRRSAALDRATPEAIAVAALRLLDEEGPDALSFRALADRLEVSHATVQRRCTDLAGLLDLCTEHLAGQLPEIPAGTGWAEAAEARFTALYRLLVAHPGLLVLRGGRPWLGRRLLARLVEPALADSVAAGMTAAEAMTAYRRMYLLTLGSAAFVDHRDPAGATAASRAALAALDPERFPVLSGGLADVLPALTDHEVYYGALRQLIEANRPAAV
- a CDS encoding sugar ABC transporter substrate-binding protein — encoded protein: MTRSNATRTAIATLVAGALLSVCGCGVSGGAADVPEAKKSGKVAGEIAFRTLQLKPKFTAYVQGVIDAFEKKYPEVKVRWEDVPGDGYNEKLVADAQAGALPDVVNLSTDSFQLLGDRGLLADVAKLDPEVAKEYVPGAWEQFKLPGKGDGVYAYPWYVTPEILTYNKDLFERSGLDPAQPPTSVEQFFDYADKIAAASGGRYSAFMADPKGRLPGDWQKMGVPILNEKQDGFVFDTPKAVEWVERMKDLYAKGAMPKESLLKSDDINQLYGGGKLVFGPGSPGFVKDIKQNAPQVYAGTQVAGAVTGKLGHIGIYAQSLGIRKDTEHLDAASEFAKWVTNGPNQVEFSKNATIYPSNAQGLADPRFADRGDGKDAETVARAVGAEQLKSAALDANTPVQWTNQVGDAVVREVQKAIQGEQDPKTAVRKAQEEANQLLAKSAQK
- a CDS encoding carbohydrate ABC transporter permease; translation: MTRTARARRKALAAMEVETGLVHRTWWTPYLFLAPGLLMVALFSLWPFVNTVILSFTDAQILRGGTFVGFDNYTRAFADPDFWTATGNSVLYLVVVVPCLVLLPLALAVLVQAKIPGIGLFRSAFYTPVIASAVVVGLIWQWVLRSDGLVNTVFRNLSIVSEPIPFLTDSTMLLVSAMIVTVWKGLGYYMVFYLAALGNVSPSLHEAAALDGAGPVRRFFSITVPQVKPMMLLVATLSAISALRVFTEIYILGGESGGPGGGARTLPFLIRQVGLGFSGETGYASAISILLFLLTLVFSLLGRRLSKGDES
- a CDS encoding alpha-mannosidase; its protein translation is MHDDRSITEHRLRRVLKERIKPAVHSRAVPLEIGRWEAPGEPVPVAEGLAAPYGPCSIGETWGPAWGTTWFKVTGCVPADWAGRTVEAVLDLGFDRMMPGFQCEGLVHRADGSEVKALNPYNDWVRLADSAAGGEQVEWYVEAASNPVLVDHSVTYEGDRQTSGEQPLYRLARMDLAVFETEVWELVQDLEVLYDLMMQLGEADARRYEILRAVDAALDAVDLGDVPGTAAAARARLAGVLAAPANASAHRISAVGHAHIDSAWLWPLRETVRKVSRTASNMVNLMDGHPEFVFAMSQAQQLDWIKTQRPELFERVKKKIADGQFVPVGGMWVESDTNMVGGEAMARQFLYGKKFFLDEFGIETRIVWLPDSFGYTAAMPQIVKLSGSKWFLTQKISWSQVNKFPHHTFWWEGIDGTRVFTHFPPVDTYNSDLGGAQLAHAAGNYREKGRGSRSLAPFGWGDGGGGPTREHLARARRQRDLEGSPRVEIERPDAFFEKAHAEYADAPVWAGELYLELHRGTYTSQAKTKQGNRRSESLLREAELWAATAAVRVPGYGYPYEDLERIWKTVLLHQFHDILPGSSIAWVHREARATYAAVREELRGITLAAQLALAGNGTAELVFNCAPHARRGIPAGGAGLPEAAGQPVTVEERHGGGHVLANGRLLVEIDGRGLIVSAYDLEERREAVAPGQAANLLQIHPDFPNMWDAWDIDAFYRNSVTDLVALDALEVVEAGPEAVTVRVSRSFGRSEAVQSITLRAGAKTVDMVTEVDWHETEKFLKAAFPLDVKAERSASETQFGHVYRATHTNTSWEAAKFEICAHRWIRVAEPGWGAAVLNDSTYGHDVTRDVRPDGGQTTTVRLSLLRAPRYPDPETDQGAHTLRFSLAPGAEIGDAVREGHALNLPERVVSGAGPVAPLLTLDNDAVVIEAVKLAEDRSGDVVVRLYESLGGRATAVLTADFPLSAAVESDLLERPLSGTAVGAPTRAGAVPLTLRPFQIVTVRLHRR
- a CDS encoding carbohydrate ABC transporter permease → MSAPARTGADRRRRRLGLAARYATLVLMLVVMLGPIVWQFLTSIRGRTENVYDGVLPSQPTLDNYVLVAHSFPLLQYVGNTLVVAALAITSNVLFAAMGGYALSRAGWKGRKSVFTVLVATLMFPFESVMISMFLTVREMGLVDTLVGVWLPGAVSVLNIMVMRSAFLAVPKELEESAVLDGANEWTRFTRLFLPAAKGALAVVCITSFMGAWDDFLWPLLVLTNSDHYTLQLGLKTLAGASTTNDQRIIAAGAMAALLPMMLLFFALQRFFFKGVGEGAVKT